The following coding sequences lie in one Candidatus Nitrospira allomarina genomic window:
- a CDS encoding YHS domain-containing protein, whose translation MYKIITILILLVILFFMVRRAFREWSQPKLDPATPGKDVMIQDPVCKVYVAAGTAIVQELKGKNYYFCSQDCARHFKLEDVT comes from the coding sequence ATGTATAAAATAATTACAATTCTCATTCTTTTAGTGATCTTATTCTTTATGGTTCGTCGAGCTTTCCGTGAATGGAGTCAGCCCAAACTTGACCCCGCCACCCCAGGAAAAGATGTGATGATTCAAGACCCCGTCTGTAAGGTATACGTAGCTGCGGGCACAGCGATTGTACAGGAGCTCAAGGGAAAGAATTATTATTTCTGTAGCCAGGATTGCGCCAGGCATTTCAAGCTTGAGGACGTCACCTAA
- a CDS encoding cyclase family protein — protein MSQPLTGTIVDLTYPFDEHTVYWPTNESFHWKKTNWGPSKQGHWYASAVYSASEHGGTHLDAPIHFAESGWSVDEIPVDQLTGDAIVLDIRAQVESNPDYTLQVDDIAQWEISYGPIPPKAIVLLLTGFGRYWPDKVRYLGSSTPEDPATLHFPGFSAKAITFLLTKREILGIGIDTASIDAGQSRDFPVHQILGRANRYALENVAHLELLPPRGARMTALPMKIHGGTGGPARIIATVP, from the coding sequence ATGAGCCAACCCCTTACGGGAACAATCGTCGATCTGACCTATCCCTTTGATGAGCATACCGTGTATTGGCCAACGAATGAGTCCTTTCACTGGAAGAAAACGAATTGGGGTCCCAGCAAGCAGGGGCATTGGTATGCATCGGCAGTCTACTCCGCTTCAGAGCATGGTGGCACTCATCTCGATGCCCCAATTCATTTTGCAGAGTCCGGATGGAGTGTGGACGAAATCCCCGTCGACCAGTTAACAGGTGACGCGATCGTGCTGGATATTCGAGCACAGGTGGAGTCCAATCCGGATTATACTTTACAGGTTGACGATATTGCCCAATGGGAAATCTCTTACGGTCCAATCCCTCCCAAAGCCATCGTGTTACTCTTGACCGGGTTTGGACGGTATTGGCCGGACAAGGTCCGATATCTTGGTAGCTCCACTCCGGAAGATCCCGCTACGCTCCATTTCCCCGGGTTTTCCGCCAAAGCCATCACATTTCTGCTTACGAAAAGAGAAATTTTAGGAATTGGAATAGATACAGCCAGCATTGATGCCGGGCAGTCACGAGATTTTCCAGTTCATCAAATTCTGGGTCGAGCAAATCGCTATGCGTTGGAGAATGTGGCGCACCTCGAACTGTTGCCACCCAGAGGAGCTCGAATGACGGCCCTCCCGATGAAGATTCATGGAGGCACAGGAGGACCGGCTCGAATTATTGCAACCGTGCCTTAG
- a CDS encoding zinc ribbon domain-containing protein, with protein MALVPCPECHKEVSTEARACPQCAFPSPGKHALEEERASGLHTCPQCHGLVSPDARTCPYCRVSLAGGHPQQEDNSESIQETLVCPHCRASYIHTRKVPQPVKPETTSPGKIPSVAPVKRGATKASRVSQVEPLRKTTALLGPRRPSALWQDPSGSQKVPLPRYPRSKKNSILIGLILLVIVTISVVFGAMWQLNGLNPLETIFSWRM; from the coding sequence ATGGCCCTTGTTCCCTGCCCTGAATGTCACAAAGAGGTCTCGACCGAAGCTCGAGCCTGTCCTCAATGCGCCTTCCCTTCTCCCGGGAAGCATGCGTTAGAAGAGGAACGGGCATCCGGACTACACACCTGCCCACAATGTCACGGTCTGGTCTCGCCGGATGCCCGCACATGCCCATATTGCCGGGTGTCGTTAGCCGGAGGACACCCACAGCAGGAGGATAACAGCGAATCAATCCAGGAAACGCTGGTGTGTCCCCATTGTCGAGCATCCTATATCCATACCAGGAAAGTTCCCCAACCTGTAAAGCCAGAGACAACGTCACCAGGGAAGATACCCTCAGTCGCCCCAGTGAAAAGGGGAGCCACAAAAGCCTCACGAGTCAGTCAAGTGGAACCTCTCCGGAAAACCACAGCACTTCTGGGGCCACGACGACCCTCCGCATTGTGGCAAGACCCGTCGGGGTCCCAAAAAGTTCCTCTCCCCCGTTATCCCCGTAGCAAAAAAAATTCGATCCTCATCGGTCTGATTCTCTTAGTGATTGTGACCATATCCGTGGTGTTCGGAGCGATGTGGCAACTTAATGGGCTCAATCCCCTAGAAACCATCTTCTCGTGGCGGATGTAA
- a CDS encoding MoaD/ThiS family protein — translation MVTITLMGDLQTVDGERALGCEIADSVTVKQLIRKQGKPLREIFQLLKEKKVMVTVNKRIASEETKVYDGDAVYIVAHDGMGQSGLTLSHY, via the coding sequence ATGGTTACGATTACGTTAATGGGTGATTTGCAAACTGTTGATGGGGAGCGAGCCCTTGGATGCGAGATTGCTGACTCCGTCACCGTGAAGCAACTGATCAGAAAACAAGGTAAACCGCTTCGGGAAATCTTTCAGTTGTTAAAAGAAAAAAAAGTCATGGTAACCGTGAATAAACGAATTGCCAGTGAAGAGACTAAAGTCTACGATGGAGATGCCGTCTATATTGTCGCTCACGATGGAATGGGACAAAGCGGACTTACGCTCTCCCATTACTAA
- a CDS encoding methyltransferase domain-containing protein, producing the protein MTNETKEENHSITQAVSQRYAKAVTNGEQLCCPTGYNHEDLGQFIPEPVLNVSYGCGTPVGLSTVQPGEVVLDIGSGGGIDCFEASRKVGPRGRVIGIDMTDEMLALSRTHAPTVASNLGYPEPNVDFRKGFADAMPVEDDQVDLIISNCVINLAPDKRKVFQEMLRVLRPGGRFTISDIVADQPIPNYLIYDKAKWGDCLSGALTIKDYWGGLRDAGFKGLHQVNSIPWRVIDGIQFLSVTLTGYKLASTSTAPSSVFATLTGPFSQVLDELGTTFTRGNPQQIDERTAELLALAPYHERFIIDEKPVALTVQDSRMLAVYPEDAPCLWEGQFAVLTGPFLEVCDDDDHTYRCGEPVEICSKTHNVLQTTSYQPYFAIINRSREGVDSEPVICGPSTGCC; encoded by the coding sequence ATGACCAATGAAACAAAAGAGGAAAATCATTCTATCACCCAGGCGGTCAGCCAGCGATACGCTAAAGCGGTAACCAACGGTGAACAGTTGTGTTGCCCGACCGGGTATAACCATGAAGATTTGGGACAATTTATACCAGAACCGGTCTTAAATGTGTCGTATGGCTGCGGAACTCCGGTTGGCCTATCAACTGTCCAACCTGGTGAAGTCGTCCTGGACATTGGTTCTGGAGGCGGGATCGACTGTTTTGAAGCGTCCCGGAAAGTCGGGCCCCGAGGTCGTGTCATTGGCATTGATATGACCGATGAAATGTTGGCGTTGTCGCGTACGCACGCCCCAACCGTTGCCAGCAATCTGGGTTATCCGGAGCCGAATGTGGACTTTCGAAAGGGATTTGCCGACGCCATGCCTGTTGAAGACGATCAGGTGGATCTCATTATTTCGAATTGTGTCATTAATCTCGCTCCGGATAAGAGGAAGGTCTTCCAGGAAATGTTGCGCGTGCTTCGACCTGGTGGACGGTTCACCATTTCCGATATTGTTGCCGACCAACCCATTCCGAATTACTTAATCTATGACAAGGCCAAATGGGGCGATTGTTTGTCCGGCGCCCTTACGATCAAAGACTATTGGGGCGGGCTTCGAGACGCCGGATTTAAAGGGCTTCATCAGGTCAATAGTATTCCATGGAGAGTGATTGACGGCATCCAGTTCCTCTCGGTGACACTCACGGGGTATAAACTGGCCTCCACATCGACCGCTCCGTCGTCCGTCTTTGCAACCCTTACCGGGCCATTTTCCCAGGTGCTGGATGAGCTGGGTACGACATTTACTCGAGGCAATCCTCAGCAAATCGATGAACGAACGGCCGAATTATTGGCATTAGCTCCTTATCATGAGCGATTCATTATTGACGAGAAACCGGTGGCTCTGACGGTTCAAGATTCTCGAATGCTGGCGGTCTATCCCGAAGATGCGCCGTGTCTTTGGGAAGGACAATTTGCCGTGTTGACCGGACCGTTCTTAGAGGTCTGTGATGATGACGACCATACGTATCGATGCGGTGAGCCGGTGGAAATTTGCTCTAAAACACACAACGTCCTCCAGACCACTTCGTATCAACCCTATTTTGCGATCATTAATCGATCCAGAGAGGGCGTGGACTCCGAACCCGTCATTTGTGGACCATCCACCGGGTGTTGTTAG
- the arsS gene encoding arsenosugar biosynthesis radical SAM (seleno)protein ArsS (Some members of this family are selenoproteins.) — MKTSALPMVAPNQSSGMVPSFEKALAPHYSLPLKAQSISTLQVNVGKVCNQTCHHCHVDAGPHRTESMSKATIDQILDVLDRTPQIMTVDITGGAPEMNPHFEYLVEQCRVRNRKVIDRCNLTVFYVKGKAHLPQFLADHHVDIVASLPCYEADNVDQQRGKGVFNRSITALQTLNGLGYGTDGTGLMLDLVYNPLGPVLPPPQIELEQDFKGELGQRFGIRFNRLYTITNMPISRFWDELHEAGQLEHYYTLLLNHFNPMAINGLMCRSLLSVGWDGRLYDCDFNQMLDLPIQPESQAWIDRFNLTELKHRPIAVGPHCLGCTAGSGSSCGGALT, encoded by the coding sequence ATGAAAACTTCAGCTCTCCCCATGGTTGCCCCGAATCAATCTTCTGGGATGGTTCCGTCGTTTGAGAAAGCGCTGGCCCCCCATTATTCCCTGCCCCTCAAGGCCCAATCTATTTCCACGCTTCAGGTTAATGTCGGGAAGGTTTGTAACCAAACCTGTCACCATTGCCATGTCGATGCCGGGCCTCACCGGACGGAAAGCATGAGCAAAGCCACTATCGATCAAATCCTGGACGTGCTCGATCGCACCCCTCAGATTATGACGGTGGATATCACCGGTGGGGCGCCGGAAATGAACCCCCATTTTGAGTATCTGGTTGAGCAATGTCGGGTCCGAAACCGGAAGGTGATCGACCGCTGTAATTTGACGGTGTTCTATGTCAAGGGGAAAGCGCATCTTCCTCAATTTCTTGCAGACCATCACGTGGACATTGTCGCCTCCCTCCCCTGTTATGAAGCCGACAATGTCGATCAGCAACGGGGAAAAGGCGTGTTTAATCGGAGCATTACCGCGCTGCAGACTCTCAATGGCTTGGGATATGGAACAGACGGCACCGGCCTCATGCTGGATCTGGTCTACAACCCATTAGGTCCGGTCCTTCCGCCGCCTCAAATCGAACTCGAACAGGACTTTAAAGGAGAATTGGGCCAGCGATTTGGGATTCGGTTTAACCGGCTCTATACCATTACCAATATGCCGATCAGTCGTTTCTGGGATGAATTACACGAGGCCGGACAACTTGAACATTACTACACGCTCTTGTTGAATCATTTTAATCCAATGGCTATCAATGGGCTCATGTGTCGGTCTCTGCTGAGTGTGGGATGGGACGGGCGGCTCTATGACTGTGATTTTAATCAAATGTTGGATCTGCCGATCCAGCCGGAATCTCAAGCCTGGATCGACCGGTTCAATTTGACGGAACTGAAACACCGACCAATTGCGGTCGGACCCCATTGCCTGGGATGTACGGCAGGTTCCGGTTCATCGTGTGGTGGAGCCCTGACCTAA
- a CDS encoding Hsp20/alpha crystallin family protein, producing MTTQTQDIQVRDKREVKSDAEQTIPGRVFSPNVDIFEDDQALTIVADMPGVPSENVSIDLRNDVLSLSGVPSVSVPEKEEHVLREYETGKYFRQFTLSEVIDQEHIEAKLNNGVLRVTLPKVGPAKPRKIQITEG from the coding sequence ATGACAACACAAACGCAGGATATACAAGTGCGGGATAAGCGGGAAGTCAAATCGGATGCGGAACAAACAATCCCTGGTCGAGTGTTTTCACCCAATGTTGACATATTTGAAGACGATCAGGCCCTGACAATTGTGGCGGATATGCCCGGGGTGCCATCCGAAAATGTCTCAATTGATCTGCGTAACGATGTGCTTTCTTTGAGCGGTGTGCCGTCAGTTTCTGTTCCTGAGAAAGAGGAGCATGTTTTACGCGAGTACGAGACCGGGAAATATTTCCGCCAATTTACTCTTTCTGAAGTAATTGATCAGGAACACATTGAAGCCAAACTGAATAATGGAGTATTGCGAGTAACCCTGCCAAAGGTGGGGCCTGCAAAACCTCGCAAAATTCAAATCACTGAAGGGTAA
- a CDS encoding Hsp20/alpha crystallin family protein, with the protein MVIRRFENWPFDGFSGGVSELDRLRRDLGHLFNGLSRVNGWDSPAGVYPLMNVSQDSDNVYVRSEVPGMTLDKLEVSVTGRNLTVTGERAIPDEQSNVRYHRRERESGKIRRQLTLPTDVDSERVQAKYQHGILMVVLPKAEKAKPKKIAITG; encoded by the coding sequence ATGGTCATTCGAAGATTTGAAAATTGGCCGTTTGATGGTTTTTCGGGCGGAGTTTCAGAGCTAGACCGGCTTCGACGAGATCTTGGTCACTTGTTCAATGGACTATCCAGGGTAAATGGTTGGGATTCTCCAGCGGGCGTCTATCCGCTTATGAATGTGTCACAGGATAGCGATAATGTATATGTTCGCTCGGAGGTTCCAGGCATGACGCTCGATAAATTGGAGGTGTCGGTCACAGGCCGGAATCTTACTGTCACAGGTGAGCGGGCGATTCCGGATGAGCAATCTAATGTGCGATATCATCGCCGAGAACGGGAATCTGGAAAAATCCGGCGACAGTTAACATTGCCCACTGATGTGGACAGTGAGCGAGTGCAAGCAAAATATCAACACGGTATTTTAATGGTGGTCTTGCCTAAAGCCGAAAAGGCTAAACCAAAAAAAATCGCCATTACAGGATAA